From the Sphingomonas aliaeris genome, one window contains:
- a CDS encoding toxin-antitoxin system HicB family antitoxin yields the protein MSAPPKKAFPLRLDPALYAAVERAATADLRSVNAEMECLMREALAKRGIKVAQSDTPKRGRPARPKETDDEQ from the coding sequence ATGAGCGCACCCCCGAAGAAGGCGTTTCCGCTGCGTCTCGACCCCGCTTTATACGCAGCCGTCGAGCGCGCGGCGACGGCCGATCTGCGCAGCGTGAATGCCGAGATGGAATGCCTGATGCGCGAGGCGCTGGCGAAACGGGGCATCAAGGTCGCGCAGAGCGATACCCCGAAGCGCGGGCGCCCCGCGAGACCGAAGGAGACCGACGATGAGCAGTGA
- a CDS encoding S1/P1 nuclease, producing MKRFLTALLTLVAIGLATPASAYWEFGHETVAQIAYRNIKPDTRHAVDALLAKSKLLETEACPARTIEQASVWADCIKTLGPRFSYAYNWHYQNVNICKPFDLKSACKDGNCVSAQIERDVKLLKDKTVPVRERVQALAFLIHFVGDLHQPLHAGDRGDLGGNQVIAAYGDYAPPKLNLHSVWDGYLAERAITTPPSPVRVYSAAEKAEMQAGSVEDWSRESYQVAHDVAYASALGGDACAPVPPRAMIDQATIARIVPAARLEVERGGLRLARLLDEALG from the coding sequence ATGAAACGCTTCCTCACCGCGCTGCTCACCCTGGTCGCGATCGGACTTGCCACGCCAGCCTCCGCCTATTGGGAGTTCGGGCATGAAACCGTCGCGCAGATCGCCTATCGCAACATAAAGCCGGATACCCGGCACGCGGTGGACGCGCTGCTGGCCAAGTCGAAGCTGCTCGAAACGGAAGCCTGTCCCGCGCGGACGATCGAGCAGGCATCCGTCTGGGCGGATTGCATCAAGACGCTGGGTCCGCGGTTCAGCTACGCCTATAATTGGCACTATCAGAACGTGAACATCTGCAAGCCGTTCGACCTGAAAAGCGCGTGCAAGGACGGCAATTGCGTTTCCGCGCAGATCGAACGCGACGTGAAGCTGTTGAAGGACAAGACGGTCCCGGTGCGCGAGCGCGTGCAGGCGCTGGCCTTCCTGATCCATTTCGTCGGCGATCTGCACCAGCCGCTTCATGCGGGCGATCGCGGCGACCTGGGTGGGAATCAGGTGATCGCGGCGTATGGCGACTATGCGCCGCCAAAGCTCAATCTTCATTCGGTCTGGGACGGCTATCTCGCCGAACGCGCCATCACGACGCCGCCGTCACCCGTAAGGGTCTATTCGGCCGCCGAGAAAGCGGAAATGCAGGCCGGCAGCGTCGAGGACTGGAGCCGCGAAAGCTATCAGGTCGCGCATGACGTGGCCTATGCCAGCGCACTGGGTGGCGATGCCTGCGCTCCCGTTCCGCCGCGCGCGATGATCGATCAGGCGACGATCGCCAGGATCGTTCCGGCAGCTAGATTGGAGGTCGAACGCGGGGGGTTACGCCTCGCGCGGTTGCTGGACGAGGCGCTTGGCTGA
- a CDS encoding SPFH domain-containing protein gives MNTLTGDRAIIRSAERPAHTSSGYLMLLVLLGCIVAGAAGGALVDLNAVAGGAIIVVSAIVFLFVSCGFYMQQPNQATAITLFGAYKGTDRHEGLRWLLPWLGRRKVSLRANNMISERLKVNDLRGNPIEIAAQVVWRVTDTAQALFDIDDYKAFVIVQIEAAVRTIGARYPYDDYEHQEITLRGNHDQVGVELRQELIERLVTAGLTVDECGFTHLAYAQEIAGAMLRRQQAQAVVAARTTLVEGAVGMVELALDQLSAKGVVELDDERRAAMVSNLMVVLCGDRDAQPVVNTGTLYQ, from the coding sequence ATGAACACATTGACTGGGGACCGGGCGATCATCCGATCGGCGGAACGACCGGCGCATACGTCCAGCGGCTATCTGATGTTGCTGGTTCTGCTTGGCTGTATCGTCGCGGGCGCGGCGGGTGGCGCGCTGGTCGATCTGAACGCGGTCGCGGGGGGCGCGATCATCGTCGTCAGCGCGATCGTTTTCCTGTTCGTCTCCTGCGGCTTCTACATGCAGCAACCCAATCAGGCGACCGCCATCACCCTGTTCGGGGCGTATAAGGGCACGGATCGGCATGAAGGGCTGCGCTGGCTGCTGCCGTGGCTCGGCCGTCGCAAGGTATCGCTGCGCGCAAACAATATGATCTCCGAACGGCTCAAGGTGAACGACCTGCGCGGCAACCCGATCGAGATTGCGGCGCAAGTCGTCTGGCGCGTCACCGATACCGCACAGGCGCTGTTCGACATCGACGATTACAAGGCGTTCGTCATCGTCCAGATCGAGGCGGCGGTGCGCACGATCGGCGCGCGCTATCCCTATGACGATTACGAGCATCAGGAGATCACGCTGCGTGGCAATCATGATCAGGTCGGCGTGGAACTGCGGCAGGAACTGATCGAGCGGCTGGTGACGGCAGGCCTGACGGTCGACGAATGTGGCTTCACCCACCTGGCCTATGCGCAGGAAATCGCCGGCGCGATGCTGCGGCGGCAACAGGCACAGGCGGTCGTCGCGGCACGGACGACCCTGGTCGAGGGCGCGGTCGGCATGGTCGAACTGGCGCTGGACCAGTTGTCGGCAAAGGGCGTGGTCGAGCTGGATGACGAGCGCCGTGCGGCGATGGTGTCCAATTTGATGGTCGTATTGTGCGGCGATCGCGATGCGCAGCCGGTCGTCAATACGGGGACGCTATATCAATAG